The following coding sequences are from one Mesorhizobium onobrychidis window:
- a CDS encoding PLP-dependent transferase encodes MNGPDFFDQASLIAAHDEGNAFDAVVPPIVQTSLFTFPNYDVMLETYRGEKVRPTYTRGLNPTVRMFEEMLAKLEGAEDAIGFASGMSAISSAVLSFVEPGDRIVAVRHIYPDAFRLFGTLLARMRIEVTYVDGRDEAAVASALPGAKLFYMESPTSWVMEAHDIGALAALAKSHGIPTIIDNSWASPVFQRPLSLGVDVVVHSASKYLGGHSDVVAGVVAGSKDLIGRIRGEAYPYLGGKLSPFDAWLLIRGLRTLPIRMRAHQASGLEIARRLQDHPIVEKVCHPGLANQLPAGLTGTSGLFSFVFRDGIDIRTFADRLKLFKLGVSWGGHESLIVPGEVVLQQKAQPNSAMAFGVHPRSVRLHVGLEGTEALWSDLETAITAASEEKT; translated from the coding sequence ATGAACGGTCCCGATTTTTTCGACCAGGCATCGCTGATCGCCGCGCATGACGAGGGCAACGCCTTCGATGCCGTCGTGCCGCCGATCGTGCAGACCTCGCTCTTCACCTTCCCGAACTATGACGTGATGCTCGAGACGTACCGCGGCGAAAAGGTGCGGCCGACCTACACGCGCGGGCTGAACCCGACCGTGCGCATGTTCGAGGAAATGCTGGCAAAGCTGGAGGGCGCCGAGGACGCGATCGGTTTTGCAAGCGGCATGTCCGCCATCTCGTCGGCAGTGCTGAGCTTCGTCGAACCGGGCGACCGCATCGTCGCGGTCAGGCATATCTACCCGGACGCGTTCCGGCTGTTCGGGACGCTGCTCGCGCGCATGCGCATCGAGGTGACCTATGTCGACGGGCGCGACGAAGCCGCTGTCGCGAGCGCCCTGCCTGGCGCCAAGCTGTTCTATATGGAAAGCCCGACCAGCTGGGTCATGGAAGCCCATGACATCGGTGCGCTCGCTGCGCTGGCAAAGTCCCACGGCATTCCGACCATCATCGACAACAGCTGGGCCAGCCCGGTCTTCCAGCGGCCGCTGTCGCTCGGCGTCGATGTGGTGGTCCACTCCGCGTCCAAGTATCTGGGTGGCCACAGCGATGTCGTGGCCGGCGTGGTCGCGGGCTCGAAGGACTTGATCGGTCGCATCCGCGGCGAAGCCTATCCGTATCTCGGCGGCAAGCTGTCGCCATTCGACGCCTGGCTCTTGATCCGCGGCCTGCGCACACTGCCGATCCGCATGCGCGCGCATCAGGCCTCCGGCCTCGAAATCGCACGGCGCCTGCAGGATCATCCGATCGTCGAGAAAGTCTGCCATCCGGGGTTGGCCAACCAGCTTCCGGCGGGGCTCACCGGCACGTCGGGCCTGTTCTCATTTGTTTTCCGCGACGGCATCGACATCCGGACGTTTGCCGACCGCCTCAAGCTGTTCAAGCTGGGCGTGTCCTGGGGCGGCCACGAAAGCCTCATTGTGCCCGGCGAGGTCGTACTGCAGCAGAAAGCCCAACCCAATTCCGCGATGGCGTTCGGCGTCCATCCGCGGTCCGTGCGTCTCCATGTCGGCCTCGAGGGAACCGAGGCGCTGTGGAGTGACCTGGAAACGGCTATCACAGCCGCTTCCGAAGAAAAGACCTGA
- a CDS encoding FadR/GntR family transcriptional regulator, translated as MRARGELPGAPATRVAIATLPPLDRGKQVMEALADYVERAALKSGDRLPTERELMAALSVGRSTIREAMGRFEALGVTETRKGSGTYLLKPISAGTIHLPLSLDTAELRDGLLHTLEVRRGIEAEASMVAARRRTVDDLRTIEEKLIEMERVHLATGTSGPEDLAFHLAVYDATHNPLFRQLLGQMREAFERFWDHPFDRQDFARRSFPYHRELFDAIVARNAELARGKTLKILEIVEEDIEEMSK; from the coding sequence ATGCGAGCGCGCGGCGAACTGCCCGGGGCACCTGCCACGCGTGTGGCAATCGCCACGCTCCCGCCGTTGGATCGCGGCAAGCAGGTCATGGAAGCGCTGGCCGACTATGTCGAGCGCGCTGCGCTGAAGAGCGGTGACCGGCTTCCGACCGAACGCGAATTGATGGCCGCGCTTTCCGTCGGGCGCTCGACGATACGCGAGGCGATGGGGCGTTTCGAAGCGCTCGGCGTCACCGAGACCCGCAAAGGCAGCGGTACCTATCTGCTCAAGCCGATATCCGCCGGCACGATCCATTTGCCGCTGTCGCTCGATACGGCAGAGCTGCGCGATGGTCTCTTGCACACCCTCGAGGTACGCCGCGGCATCGAGGCCGAGGCAAGCATGGTCGCGGCGCGGCGGAGGACTGTCGACGATCTGCGGACGATCGAGGAAAAACTCATCGAGATGGAGCGCGTCCATCTCGCCACCGGCACGTCGGGTCCGGAAGACCTGGCCTTTCACCTGGCCGTCTACGACGCCACGCACAACCCGCTTTTCCGGCAGCTCCTGGGGCAGATGCGCGAAGCGTTCGAGCGCTTTTGGGACCATCCTTTTGACCGGCAGGATTTCGCGCGGCGATCGTTCCCGTATCACCGCGAGCTGTTCGATGCGATCGTCGCCAGGAACGCGGAGCTGGCGCGGGGAAAAACGCTGAAGATCCTCGAGATCGTGGAAGAGGATATCGAGGAAATGTCGAAATGA
- a CDS encoding haloacid dehalogenase type II: MALDGVRALVFDVFGTVVDWRSGVAREAEPFLKRHGAGSAIPTAFADAWRSRYSPAMEEVRSGRRPFTRLDVLHRENLEAVLPEFGIDPASVPASELDELNRAWHRLEPWPDAVAGLTRLKARYIIAPLSNGNIALMLNMAKRSRIPWDAILGAEVVRAYKPMPEAYLRTADVLAMKPVEICLVAAHNGDLAAARLCGLRTAFVPRPTEHGLAQTTDSHPDQAWDLVASDFIDLAERLQL; encoded by the coding sequence ATGGCATTGGATGGCGTACGTGCCTTGGTATTCGACGTATTCGGCACTGTCGTCGATTGGCGCAGCGGCGTGGCGCGCGAAGCTGAACCGTTCCTGAAGCGGCATGGAGCAGGATCCGCCATTCCTACCGCTTTCGCGGATGCGTGGCGCAGCCGTTACTCCCCAGCGATGGAGGAGGTGCGCAGCGGCCGGCGGCCTTTTACACGGCTCGACGTGCTGCATCGGGAGAATCTGGAAGCTGTTTTGCCAGAATTCGGGATCGACCCGGCTTCGGTGCCAGCGTCGGAGCTGGACGAACTGAACCGGGCATGGCACCGATTGGAGCCATGGCCGGACGCGGTGGCCGGCCTCACACGGCTCAAGGCCCGCTATATCATCGCGCCGCTCTCGAACGGTAACATCGCCCTCATGCTCAACATGGCGAAGCGTAGTCGCATCCCTTGGGATGCCATCCTCGGCGCCGAAGTCGTGCGAGCGTACAAGCCGATGCCGGAAGCCTATCTTCGCACCGCTGACGTCCTGGCAATGAAGCCAGTTGAGATCTGTCTTGTGGCCGCCCACAATGGCGACCTAGCAGCGGCTCGGCTATGCGGATTGCGAACAGCCTTTGTCCCGCGTCCGACCGAGCACGGGTTAGCGCAGACCACGGACTCGCATCCTGATCAGGCCTGGGATTTGGTGGCCAGCGACTTCATTGACTTGGCTGAACGGCTTCAATTGTAG
- a CDS encoding carbohydrate ABC transporter permease, with protein sequence MNRYLTFGTALHRLAILCYVVFALFPLFWLLKVSVTPNDLLYSEGVRMWPSRMSFEHFRFVLAHSAFPVFFRNSMIVAGATAVIVTLLASLSGYALSRFTFRGKYWLVALMLLTQMFPLVMLVAPIFKMLSPLGLTNSLTGLVVVYTAFNIPFATFLMQSFFDGIPKELEEAAKIDGATQFMAFRQIVLPLTLPGIAATLGFVFTAAWSELLFALMLISGNSAATFPVGLLTFVSKFSVDFGQMMAAGVLALIPACLFFLFIQRYLVQGLTAGAVKG encoded by the coding sequence ATGAACAGGTATTTGACCTTCGGCACCGCGCTGCACCGCCTGGCGATCCTCTGCTATGTGGTCTTTGCGCTGTTCCCGCTGTTCTGGCTGTTGAAAGTATCGGTGACGCCGAACGACCTGCTCTATTCGGAGGGCGTGCGGATGTGGCCGTCGCGGATGAGCTTTGAACATTTCCGCTTCGTGCTTGCCCACAGTGCATTCCCGGTCTTCTTCAGGAACAGCATGATCGTTGCCGGCGCGACGGCCGTGATCGTGACGCTGCTCGCGTCCCTCTCCGGCTATGCGTTGTCGCGTTTCACCTTCCGCGGCAAATACTGGCTGGTCGCGCTGATGCTGCTCACCCAGATGTTTCCATTGGTGATGCTGGTCGCGCCGATCTTCAAGATGCTCTCGCCGCTCGGGCTGACCAACAGCCTGACCGGGCTGGTGGTCGTCTACACCGCCTTCAACATCCCCTTCGCGACGTTCCTGATGCAGTCGTTTTTCGACGGCATTCCCAAGGAGTTGGAGGAGGCGGCCAAGATCGATGGCGCCACGCAGTTCATGGCGTTTCGCCAGATCGTCCTGCCGCTGACGCTGCCCGGCATTGCCGCGACGCTGGGTTTTGTATTCACCGCCGCATGGAGCGAACTGCTGTTCGCGCTGATGCTGATTTCGGGCAACAGTGCCGCCACGTTTCCGGTCGGTCTGCTCACCTTCGTATCGAAGTTTTCGGTCGATTTCGGGCAGATGATGGCGGCCGGCGTGCTGGCGCTGATCCCGGCCTGCCTCTTCTTCCTGTTCATCCAGCGCTATCTGGTCCAGGGCCTGACGGCCGGCGCGGTCAAGGGCTGA
- a CDS encoding RidA family protein, whose protein sequence is MSRAIKHLIGGLIVMTIGVPTATTANENDLKLTIVNPQNLYDPSPNGYSTAVIAPREARVAYISGQGGQDSTGALSPDFAVQVKQAYANLRTALEGIGAKPNQVAKLTVFVVDHDMSKLEVLTKNVKKMFGEALPAQTLIPVPKLAIDPMLFEVEAVVILE, encoded by the coding sequence ATGTCACGCGCAATCAAGCATCTTATCGGAGGGCTAATCGTCATGACCATCGGAGTTCCCACTGCGACGACAGCAAATGAGAATGATCTCAAGCTGACCATCGTCAATCCACAAAACCTCTACGACCCGTCGCCGAATGGCTACAGCACGGCGGTGATCGCGCCTCGCGAAGCCCGGGTGGCATATATCTCCGGGCAGGGCGGCCAGGACAGCACGGGAGCCTTGTCGCCCGACTTCGCTGTCCAGGTGAAACAGGCATATGCGAACCTGCGCACCGCGCTTGAGGGGATCGGTGCGAAGCCCAATCAGGTCGCCAAGCTCACGGTCTTCGTGGTCGATCATGATATGTCCAAGCTTGAGGTGTTGACCAAGAACGTGAAGAAAATGTTCGGTGAGGCGCTGCCGGCGCAGACCCTGATTCCCGTTCCCAAGCTTGCAATTGACCCCATGCTCTTCGAGGTGGAGGCCGTCGTCATTCTGGAGTAG
- a CDS encoding carbohydrate ABC transporter permease, translating to MVFDATAGFPESRRRSLVDRITRHAEPYLYTAPALILIVTIMLAPLVLGLSYAFRDVHLLNPFSGGYVGLDHFRTLYDDDNFYRALRNTLWWTGASVFLQFVFGLVLALLLDRPFAGRAIAQALVFLPWAVPTFLTGLNWAWLFNPVIGPLPHWLYALGLMSEPANILSNPQLAMWGPIIANVWWGIPFFAITLLAALQAIPRDLYEAAAIDGAGAIRRFTSITLPFLAPTIAITVLLRTVWISNFADLIIVMTSGGPADRTQIVASYIFTQAFRALDFGYASAIALVLLVLLLAYSMLIVMLRQVLMDRS from the coding sequence ATGGTTTTTGACGCCACCGCCGGGTTCCCGGAATCGCGCCGCCGGTCGCTGGTCGACCGGATCACGCGCCACGCCGAGCCATATCTTTACACCGCCCCGGCGCTGATTCTGATCGTCACCATCATGCTGGCGCCGCTGGTGCTAGGCCTGTCCTACGCCTTCCGTGACGTGCACTTGCTCAATCCCTTCTCTGGCGGGTATGTCGGGCTTGATCATTTTCGCACCCTTTATGACGACGATAATTTTTATCGGGCGCTGCGCAACACGCTGTGGTGGACCGGCGCGTCCGTCTTCCTGCAGTTCGTGTTCGGACTGGTCCTGGCGCTGTTGCTCGACCGGCCGTTTGCCGGCCGCGCCATAGCGCAGGCGCTGGTGTTCCTGCCCTGGGCGGTGCCGACTTTTCTCACTGGGCTCAACTGGGCGTGGCTGTTCAACCCCGTCATCGGACCGCTGCCGCATTGGCTTTATGCGCTCGGCCTCATGAGCGAGCCGGCCAACATCCTTTCCAATCCTCAGCTCGCCATGTGGGGACCGATCATCGCCAACGTCTGGTGGGGCATTCCCTTCTTCGCCATCACGCTGCTGGCCGCGCTCCAGGCCATCCCGCGCGACCTCTACGAGGCGGCGGCGATCGACGGCGCCGGCGCGATCAGGCGGTTCACGTCGATCACGTTGCCATTCCTTGCGCCGACCATTGCGATCACCGTGCTGTTGCGCACTGTCTGGATCTCGAACTTCGCCGACCTGATCATCGTCATGACCAGCGGCGGGCCGGCCGACCGCACGCAGATCGTCGCGAGCTACATCTTCACGCAGGCCTTCAGAGCCCTTGATTTCGGCTATGCCTCGGCCATTGCGCTGGTGCTGCTCGTCCTGCTGCTCGCCTACTCGATGCTGATCGTCATGCTCCGGCAAGTCCTGATGGATCGGTCGTGA
- a CDS encoding anthrone oxygenase family protein translates to MARLERGEGGIRALWIGAIACVAAVLVLTMAWFLPTNAQFATKSILLDQVPARLDTWLMVHNVRILLATVASVLGILAVAR, encoded by the coding sequence CTGGCTCGGCTGGAGCGAGGCGAGGGAGGAATACGTGCACTGTGGATCGGGGCGATCGCCTGTGTCGCTGCCGTTCTGGTTCTCACTATGGCCTGGTTCCTTCCGACCAACGCGCAATTCGCCACCAAGTCGATTCTCCTGGATCAGGTGCCCGCCCGGCTAGACACCTGGCTCATGGTCCACAACGTTCGAATCCTGCTCGCCACCGTCGCGTCGGTGCTCGGGATTCTGGCAGTCGCTCGGTGA
- a CDS encoding TetR/AcrR family transcriptional regulator, whose protein sequence is MAAKRSGARSKRGINERLQPVQEPRSEPPLSRERIVATAVELLDAQGVDGLTMRRLADRLGSGVMSLYWHVDNKEDVFDLALDSVLEYRGPPQIVESRDWRGEVVHMLEDWRASMLRHPWSASLLPRRALGPNILSRLELLSKALSRAGVADADLNVVIWSLWNYVMGATITRASFDLSDDDRAAAQQRLTRLSERYPTIERSRLLLDNDWGGTFRKGLGFLLDGLSPG, encoded by the coding sequence ATGGCTGCAAAACGCAGCGGCGCCCGGAGCAAACGAGGGATAAATGAGCGGCTCCAGCCCGTGCAGGAGCCGCGCAGTGAACCGCCGCTCTCTCGGGAACGCATCGTGGCGACCGCGGTAGAACTGCTGGACGCCCAGGGAGTCGACGGATTGACGATGCGTCGGCTGGCCGATCGCCTCGGTTCGGGCGTGATGAGCCTATATTGGCACGTCGACAACAAAGAGGATGTCTTTGATCTGGCGCTCGACTCGGTGCTCGAATATCGCGGACCGCCGCAAATAGTTGAGTCTCGAGACTGGCGCGGAGAAGTCGTTCATATGCTCGAAGACTGGCGCGCCAGCATGCTGCGCCATCCTTGGTCGGCATCGCTGTTGCCGCGCCGGGCGCTCGGCCCGAACATCCTCAGTCGCCTAGAACTGCTGAGCAAGGCCTTGTCCAGAGCCGGGGTTGCGGACGCAGATCTGAACGTCGTGATATGGTCGCTCTGGAACTATGTGATGGGCGCCACCATCACCCGGGCGAGCTTCGACCTCTCGGACGACGACAGGGCCGCCGCGCAGCAACGCCTTACACGTCTCAGCGAACGCTACCCTACGATCGAACGCTCTCGTCTGCTGTTGGATAACGATTGGGGTGGCACCTTTCGGAAAGGCCTCGGTTTCCTCCTCGATGGCCTCTCTCCAGGATGA
- a CDS encoding ABC transporter substrate-binding protein encodes MKKLLIAAFATVLMSGAALADTTLKLVEVITSPERTETLKSIVSKFEAANPGTKVEVISLPWGEAFQKFATMVSAGEIPDVMEMPDTWLSLYANNGLLESLEPYLAKWEHTSGLTDRALELGRDVNNTAYMLPYGFYLRAMFYNKKLFQEAGVAEPPKTMDEFVAASEKVSKLPGKYGYCLRGGPGGLNGWIMFGATMAGSNKFFNEDGTSTMNSEGWVKGLTWVVDLYKKGLAPKDSVNWGFNEIVAGFYTGTCAMLDQDPDALIAIAERMKPEDYGVTTMPKGPSGKTFPTIGYAGWSMMAASQNKDLSWKLIETLEGPEGNIEWNKRTGALPVHKSAEKDPFYASEQFKGWFAELEDKDAVPTVMPTYLEEFAFFKDSMVIKTSQQALLGDITPEEMANQWADYLTKAQQKYLAKK; translated from the coding sequence ATGAAGAAGCTTCTTATCGCCGCATTCGCCACCGTACTGATGTCGGGTGCTGCACTCGCCGACACGACGCTGAAGCTCGTGGAAGTGATCACCAGCCCCGAGCGCACCGAAACCCTGAAATCGATCGTGTCCAAATTCGAGGCTGCCAACCCGGGCACGAAGGTCGAGGTGATCTCGCTGCCCTGGGGCGAGGCGTTCCAGAAATTCGCGACTATGGTCTCCGCCGGCGAAATCCCCGACGTCATGGAGATGCCGGATACCTGGCTGTCGCTCTATGCCAATAACGGCCTTCTCGAAAGCCTCGAACCCTATCTTGCCAAATGGGAGCACACCTCGGGCCTCACTGATCGCGCGCTCGAACTCGGCCGCGACGTGAACAACACCGCCTACATGCTGCCCTATGGCTTCTATCTCCGGGCGATGTTCTACAACAAGAAGCTGTTCCAGGAGGCTGGTGTCGCCGAGCCGCCCAAGACGATGGACGAGTTCGTGGCGGCGTCGGAAAAAGTATCCAAGCTTCCAGGCAAATATGGCTACTGCCTGCGCGGCGGGCCGGGCGGCCTCAACGGCTGGATCATGTTCGGCGCAACCATGGCCGGCTCCAACAAGTTCTTCAATGAAGACGGCACCTCGACGATGAACAGCGAAGGCTGGGTCAAGGGACTGACCTGGGTCGTCGACCTGTACAAGAAGGGATTGGCACCGAAGGACAGCGTCAACTGGGGTTTTAACGAAATCGTCGCCGGATTCTACACCGGCACCTGCGCAATGCTTGATCAGGATCCAGACGCGCTGATCGCAATCGCCGAGCGGATGAAGCCGGAAGACTACGGCGTCACGACCATGCCGAAGGGGCCGTCCGGCAAGACGTTCCCGACCATCGGCTATGCCGGTTGGTCGATGATGGCGGCCAGCCAGAACAAGGACCTCTCCTGGAAGCTGATCGAAACGCTCGAAGGGCCCGAGGGCAATATCGAGTGGAACAAGCGCACCGGTGCGCTGCCGGTCCACAAGTCGGCCGAAAAGGATCCCTTCTACGCAAGCGAGCAGTTCAAGGGCTGGTTCGCCGAACTCGAGGACAAGGATGCGGTGCCGACGGTCATGCCGACCTATCTCGAGGAGTTCGCCTTCTTCAAGGACTCGATGGTCATCAAGACCAGTCAACAGGCATTGCTCGGCGACATCACGCCCGAGGAAATGGCCAACCAGTGGGCCGACTATCTGACCAAGGCGCAGCAGAAGTACCTGGCCAAGAAATAA
- a CDS encoding antibiotic biosynthesis monooxygenase family protein, translating into MSLMRPLDPAFPIERQIAIDAASVVLVNVFTLDKADEQTFLRAWQEDALFMKQQPGFISTQLHRAVGESPTYLNYAVWGSTADFRTAFMHPEFRAKLSVYPASAVASPHLFQKVGVAGVCVA; encoded by the coding sequence ATGTCTCTTATGCGCCCACTGGACCCTGCATTCCCGATCGAACGTCAGATCGCAATCGATGCTGCTTCCGTCGTGCTCGTGAACGTATTCACGCTTGACAAGGCGGACGAACAGACCTTTCTCCGAGCCTGGCAGGAAGATGCGCTGTTCATGAAACAGCAGCCGGGTTTCATCTCGACCCAGCTTCACCGCGCGGTCGGCGAAAGTCCTACTTATCTGAACTATGCCGTCTGGGGATCGACAGCAGACTTCCGGACTGCGTTCATGCATCCGGAGTTCAGGGCGAAACTCTCAGTCTATCCGGCTTCGGCGGTCGCTTCCCCGCACCTGTTTCAAAAAGTCGGCGTGGCGGGCGTCTGCGTCGCGTAG
- a CDS encoding MarR family winged helix-turn-helix transcriptional regulator, producing the protein MNETTKTPNRTPAGEALTDLILGLFRVNNLTLTWGDRLVAPLGLTSARWQILGAIVAAERPQPVAWLARDLGANRQNVQRIVNDLAKEGLVRFEPNPHHRRAHLVVLTDKGQQTYDAAIRLYDPRVNTLAEGFPIEDLETAGRVMKALRKKFEGEENAEEQS; encoded by the coding sequence ATGAACGAAACAACGAAGACCCCAAACCGAACCCCGGCGGGTGAAGCCTTGACCGATCTCATTCTCGGCCTGTTCAGGGTCAATAACCTGACTTTGACGTGGGGCGATCGGCTCGTGGCTCCGCTTGGGCTGACCAGCGCCCGTTGGCAGATCCTCGGCGCCATTGTCGCAGCCGAACGCCCGCAGCCGGTCGCGTGGCTCGCACGCGATCTCGGCGCCAACCGCCAGAACGTGCAGCGCATCGTCAACGATTTGGCGAAGGAAGGGCTCGTCAGGTTCGAACCCAATCCGCATCACCGCCGCGCGCACCTTGTCGTGCTGACCGACAAGGGACAGCAGACCTATGACGCCGCGATCAGATTGTACGACCCACGTGTCAACACGCTTGCGGAGGGTTTTCCCATCGAAGACCTCGAAACGGCCGGCCGTGTCATGAAGGCGCTGCGGAAGAAATTCGAAGGA